In a genomic window of Asticcacaulis sp.:
- a CDS encoding transglycosylase SLT domain-containing protein: MSRGVSNTARQAGTGVMGALQRAADATGVDFNYLVKTATRESSLNPNAKAPTSSAAGLFQFIEQTWLGVVKNHGAKHGYGAYADQISKGRDGLYHVSNPAARKQVLGLRYDANASAVMGAELTAGHAAYLKGRIGRDPTRGELYAAHFLGPDGAASLINASQSRPNAIAANLFPAAARANRSIFYRNGHALNVTDVVANLTRTGGSSTVTVRPLDPIEDSTAGNTLLAARWDKVKADQAIMNMVFGGSDGQQSMLFATQLMSAFGPDEEGDGDGKPGGSAGGFGDAFGLG, translated from the coding sequence ATGAGCCGTGGCGTCAGCAATACGGCGCGCCAGGCCGGCACCGGCGTCATGGGGGCCCTGCAACGCGCGGCCGACGCCACGGGCGTGGATTTCAATTACCTGGTCAAGACGGCAACGCGGGAAAGCTCGCTGAACCCCAATGCCAAGGCGCCGACCTCGTCAGCGGCGGGTCTGTTTCAGTTCATCGAACAGACCTGGCTGGGCGTCGTCAAAAACCACGGCGCCAAGCATGGCTACGGCGCCTATGCCGACCAGATCAGCAAGGGGCGGGACGGCCTCTATCACGTCAGTAACCCGGCGGCCCGCAAGCAGGTGCTGGGCCTGCGTTATGACGCCAATGCCAGCGCGGTCATGGGGGCGGAACTGACGGCGGGCCATGCCGCCTATCTCAAGGGGCGCATTGGCCGCGACCCGACCCGGGGTGAACTCTATGCCGCGCACTTCCTGGGGCCAGATGGCGCGGCCAGCCTGATCAACGCCAGCCAGAGCCGCCCCAATGCCATTGCCGCCAATCTGTTCCCGGCGGCGGCGCGGGCCAATCGCAGCATCTTCTACAGGAACGGTCACGCCCTCAATGTCACGGACGTGGTCGCCAACCTGACGCGCACCGGCGGCTCATCGACCGTAACCGTCCGCCCGCTGGACCCGATCGAGGACAGCACCGCCGGCAATACCCTGCTCGCCGCCCGCTGGGACAAGGTCAAGGCCGACCAAGCGATCATGAACATGGTCTTTGGCGGCAGCGATGGCCAGCAGAGTATGTTGTTCGCCACGCAACTGATGTCGGCCTTCGGTCCCGACGAGGAAGGTGATGGCGACGGCAAACCCGGCGGCAGTGCCGGCGGCTTTGGCGATGCTTTTGGACTAGGTTAG